From a single Fulvivirga ulvae genomic region:
- a CDS encoding 5-formyltetrahydrofolate cyclo-ligase translates to MVDKNTLRQVYLAKRLTLSPPEYNKRNRLLADKLIEYIDFVQVRFMHIFLSMTDKYEVDTFTIIRIVRELNPDIKIAICKTLPKGELSHYILNDRTRIEKNKWGIPEPVEGEAADIEEIDLVLVPLISFDKLGHRIGYGKGFYDRFLKKVPHAKKVGLALTPPLDTIEYSDEMDVKLDACVSPFEIYEF, encoded by the coding sequence ATGGTTGATAAAAATACCTTAAGACAAGTGTATCTAGCGAAGAGGCTTACCCTAAGCCCTCCGGAGTATAATAAAAGAAACAGATTGCTTGCTGATAAGTTGATTGAGTACATAGATTTTGTTCAGGTCAGGTTTATGCATATTTTCCTTTCCATGACAGATAAATATGAAGTAGATACTTTCACCATAATAAGGATAGTGCGAGAGCTCAATCCGGATATAAAAATTGCTATCTGTAAAACTTTGCCTAAGGGGGAATTATCACATTACATTCTTAATGACAGAACCCGTATCGAGAAAAACAAATGGGGTATACCTGAACCTGTAGAAGGGGAGGCGGCAGATATAGAAGAGATAGACCTTGTGTTGGTTCCTCTGATTAGTTTTGATAAGCTGGGACATAGAATTGGTTACGGCAAGGGGTTTTATGACAGGTTTTTGAAAAAAGTGCCTCACGCAAAAAAAGTAGGACTTGCACTGACACCACCGCTGGATACCATAGAGTATTCGGATGAAATGGATGTGAAACTGGATGCCTGTGTAAGCCCTTTTGAAATCTACGAATTTTGA
- the bshC gene encoding bacillithiol biosynthesis cysteine-adding enzyme BshC: MNLTKVDYKDTHQFSSLFLDYIHGKDQLREFYGQRPAIDSFKEQIATKNFSPESRKILCQVLEDQYQGIELSGATRQSLDLLTDPNTFTITTGHQLNIFTGPLYFIYKIVTVINICKQLKAVYPEKNFVPVYWMASEDHDFDEISYFRLNGKKHHWETDQTGAVGRFNPGELKEIVNAVPGMPEFFREAYLGHKTLADAVRYYVNELFGQYGLIAIDGDNHALKKLFQPVIEEDIFRNSTNELVESQSKKLDELGYKTQIYPRSINFFYLEDGLRNRIVKEEGKFRVLDSELEFTEEEMRALIDSHPERFSPNVVLRPVYEECVLPNLAYIGGPAEVIYWLQLKPVFDLHKIVFPIVMPRSFALIMPKNISDKWEKTHLAIEDLFLDKDDLYKKAVKEHSSRDIHLNGQMEEILSQFEKIKAQAAEIDPTLAPHVEAQQVKTKRKLENIEKKFVRAEKRHQSDRLRQVEAVLDELFPNGSPQERVDNFLNFYQSDPSFIERLITYFEPFDYRFNVLVDG; the protein is encoded by the coding sequence ATGAACCTGACTAAAGTTGATTACAAGGATACCCATCAATTTTCATCACTATTCCTCGATTATATCCATGGAAAAGATCAGCTTAGGGAATTTTATGGACAGCGGCCGGCAATAGACTCGTTTAAAGAGCAGATTGCAACAAAAAATTTTTCTCCTGAAAGCAGAAAGATCCTTTGTCAGGTTTTGGAGGATCAATATCAGGGTATAGAGCTCTCCGGAGCAACACGCCAGAGTCTGGACTTGCTTACAGACCCCAATACATTCACTATTACCACAGGTCATCAACTCAATATTTTTACAGGTCCGCTTTACTTCATCTACAAAATTGTAACAGTTATTAATATTTGTAAGCAGTTGAAGGCTGTTTATCCTGAAAAAAACTTTGTACCTGTATACTGGATGGCTTCTGAAGATCATGACTTTGATGAGATCAGCTATTTCCGGTTAAACGGCAAGAAACATCATTGGGAAACAGATCAGACCGGTGCTGTAGGGCGGTTTAACCCGGGAGAGTTGAAGGAGATTGTTAATGCAGTTCCAGGAATGCCTGAATTTTTCAGAGAAGCTTACCTAGGACACAAAACCTTGGCAGACGCAGTCCGGTACTATGTGAATGAACTCTTTGGACAATACGGCCTCATTGCCATCGACGGTGACAATCATGCTTTAAAGAAGTTGTTCCAGCCGGTGATTGAGGAGGACATTTTCAGAAATTCAACTAACGAATTGGTTGAAAGTCAGTCGAAAAAGCTTGATGAACTAGGCTACAAAACGCAGATTTACCCACGATCCATTAACTTTTTTTATCTGGAGGATGGGCTGAGAAATCGAATAGTAAAAGAAGAAGGAAAATTTAGGGTTTTGGACTCTGAGTTGGAATTTACAGAGGAGGAAATGAGGGCTCTTATCGATAGTCACCCCGAACGTTTCAGTCCAAATGTGGTTTTGAGGCCAGTTTATGAAGAATGTGTTTTACCAAACCTTGCCTATATAGGAGGCCCTGCAGAGGTGATCTATTGGCTGCAGCTCAAACCTGTTTTTGATCTCCATAAAATAGTATTCCCTATAGTGATGCCCCGAAGCTTTGCTTTGATAATGCCCAAAAATATTTCCGATAAATGGGAAAAGACTCATTTGGCTATAGAAGACTTGTTTTTAGATAAAGATGACCTCTATAAAAAGGCGGTAAAGGAACACTCTTCGCGTGACATTCATCTTAATGGGCAAATGGAGGAAATTCTTTCGCAATTTGAAAAAATAAAGGCCCAGGCAGCAGAAATAGACCCAACTTTAGCCCCTCATGTAGAGGCTCAGCAGGTTAAGACAAAAAGGAAGCTTGAAAATATTGAGAAAAAATTTGTAAGAGCTGAAAAAAGACACCAATCTGACAGGTTGAGACAGGTGGAAGCCGTGCTTGATGAGCTTTTCCCTAATGGTAGCCCCCAGGAGCGAGTAGATAATTTTCTTAATTTTTATCAGTCCGATCCCTCTTTTATTGAGCGATTAATTACTTATTTTGAGCCTTTCGATTACAGGTTCAATGTATTAGTTGATGGTTGA
- the rimO gene encoding 30S ribosomal protein S12 methylthiotransferase RimO: protein MKTKGRKKDKVNIVTLGCSKNLVDSEVMLTQLRGNKVNASHEAENDDANVIIVNTCGFIDNAKQESIDTILRYADAKEEGLIDKLYVTGCLSQRYKDDLEKEIPLVDAFFGTMELPMLLKKFKADYKHELVGERILTTSNHYAYVKIAEGCDRPCSFCAIPIMRGKHVSKTIEQLVTEAKNLAKNGTKELLLIAQDSTYYGLDIYGKRNLADLLRHLSDVEGIEWIRLHYAFPTGFPLDVLDVMAERDNICNYLDMPLQHGSTRILKHMRRGTTREKQEELIQTIREKVPEIALRTTLIAGYPGETQEDFDEMLGFVERSRFDRLGIFTYSHEENTHAYNFTDDVPQQVKQERANAVMEVQEKISYELNEEKIGKTFKVLIDRKEGGQFIGRTEFDSPEVDNEVIIEEQSKHLRLGDFVNVKINDATEFDLYGEVI from the coding sequence TTGAAAACCAAGGGAAGAAAGAAGGATAAGGTAAATATAGTAACACTCGGGTGCTCCAAAAATCTGGTAGACTCTGAAGTGATGCTTACCCAACTTCGCGGGAATAAGGTAAATGCCAGTCATGAAGCGGAAAACGATGATGCTAATGTTATTATTGTAAACACCTGTGGCTTCATAGACAATGCTAAGCAGGAATCTATTGATACCATACTGCGATATGCCGATGCCAAAGAGGAAGGATTGATTGATAAGTTGTATGTAACAGGTTGCTTATCACAAAGGTATAAGGATGACCTTGAAAAGGAGATTCCTTTAGTTGATGCTTTCTTTGGTACTATGGAGCTGCCTATGCTCCTGAAGAAATTTAAAGCAGATTATAAGCATGAATTGGTGGGAGAAAGGATACTTACTACCTCCAATCATTATGCTTATGTAAAAATAGCTGAAGGGTGCGACAGACCATGTTCATTCTGTGCAATACCTATCATGCGGGGGAAGCATGTTTCCAAAACTATCGAACAGCTGGTTACCGAAGCTAAAAACCTTGCTAAAAATGGAACTAAGGAATTGTTGTTGATTGCTCAGGATTCAACATATTACGGGCTCGATATCTATGGAAAAAGAAACCTTGCAGATTTGCTCCGTCACTTATCGGATGTTGAAGGCATTGAATGGATCAGGCTGCATTATGCCTTTCCTACGGGTTTCCCTTTGGATGTGCTTGATGTTATGGCAGAGCGTGATAATATCTGCAACTATCTGGATATGCCTTTGCAACATGGCTCAACTCGCATATTAAAACATATGCGTAGAGGCACAACCCGTGAGAAGCAGGAAGAGTTGATACAAACCATAAGAGAAAAGGTGCCGGAAATAGCCCTGAGAACCACTCTAATAGCTGGATATCCGGGAGAAACTCAGGAAGATTTTGACGAAATGCTGGGATTCGTGGAAAGGTCTCGGTTTGACCGGCTCGGTATCTTTACCTATTCGCACGAAGAAAATACCCACGCATATAATTTTACAGACGATGTTCCTCAACAAGTGAAACAAGAAAGGGCAAATGCCGTAATGGAAGTACAGGAAAAGATTTCTTATGAGCTGAATGAGGAGAAAATAGGTAAGACTTTCAAAGTACTTATTGACAGAAAAGAAGGAGGACAGTTCATAGGAAGAACGGAATTCGACTCACCTGAAGTGGATAACGAAGTTATTATTGAGGAACAGTCAAAACATTTAAGGCTGGGAGATTTTGTAAATGTTAAGATCAATGATGCTACAGAATTCGATTTGTATGGTGAAGTCATTTGA
- a CDS encoding DUF6452 family protein encodes MKIVIPILILSAAIVLTGCLDDPDCNSQTTNFVNIKFYNSDNNEVDTLNINEITISGTDSVFLEETDASYIKLPLRPDTVQTTFIFDSELGIDTLILKYNIGTRLVSEDCGIEMVFSELDYTRSDFESIEVVNKILVEQVTEDVKIFN; translated from the coding sequence ATGAAAATAGTTATACCGATATTAATTCTCTCAGCAGCCATTGTTTTAACCGGCTGTCTTGATGACCCTGATTGCAATAGCCAAACAACCAATTTTGTAAACATAAAGTTTTACAATAGTGATAATAATGAGGTTGATACATTAAATATTAACGAAATCACTATATCAGGCACTGACAGTGTGTTTCTGGAAGAGACAGATGCATCATACATTAAGCTTCCTCTCCGGCCTGATACTGTTCAGACTACATTTATTTTTGATTCGGAGCTGGGCATTGACACATTGATTTTAAAATATAATATTGGTACTCGTTTAGTCTCTGAGGATTGCGGTATAGAAATGGTCTTCTCGGAGTTAGATTATACCAGGAGCGATTTCGAGTCTATTGAAGTAGTGAACAAAATACTTGTGGAACAAGTCACTGAAGATGTTAAGATATTTAATTAG
- a CDS encoding DUF6048 family protein, which produces MLRYLISIFLLTITTLTYAQKVKVQLDTTSRRFIPTGIRVGGDLIGFGKTLRKDDYMQYDFQADIDFYRYFLNVEYGQMERTLENATATYKVEGSYFKIGPDINFLHRDPDQSALFFGLRYASTTFSDNLSFSYTNDTFGDGNSEISNNDLKADWFEMVTGMKVKMWKFIWLGYTARFMFGVDTFERNELIPNEIPGYGRADKTVSWGFNYYLIFRIPLRKGAQTIELPSADEISNQR; this is translated from the coding sequence ATGTTAAGATATTTAATTAGTATTTTCCTGCTTACCATTACTACCCTCACTTACGCCCAAAAGGTAAAGGTGCAGCTTGATACCACCAGCAGGCGATTTATACCTACCGGCATCAGGGTTGGCGGTGATCTCATTGGCTTTGGAAAAACACTCCGCAAGGATGATTACATGCAGTATGACTTTCAGGCAGACATAGATTTCTACCGCTACTTCCTTAATGTCGAGTACGGACAAATGGAGCGAACTCTCGAAAACGCTACAGCTACCTACAAGGTAGAAGGTAGCTATTTCAAAATCGGACCAGACATTAATTTTTTGCACAGGGATCCTGATCAGAGTGCCTTATTCTTCGGGCTAAGGTATGCCTCCACCACGTTTTCTGACAACCTCAGCTTCAGCTATACAAATGATACTTTTGGAGATGGAAATTCAGAAATTTCCAATAACGACCTAAAAGCTGACTGGTTTGAGATGGTTACCGGCATGAAGGTAAAAATGTGGAAATTTATATGGTTGGGCTATACTGCAAGATTTATGTTTGGTGTAGATACATTTGAACGCAACGAGCTTATTCCCAATGAAATACCCGGGTACGGACGAGCTGACAAAACTGTAAGCTGGGGATTTAATTATTACCTGATATTTAGGATTCCTTTAAGAAAAGGAGCCCAGACGATTGAACTTCCTTCAGCCGATGAAATAAGCAACCAGCGTTAA
- a CDS encoding metal-dependent hydrolase yields MDSVTQVLLGAAVGEVVAGKKAGNKAVMWGAICGTIPDLDVIGRHFLSTVEALDFHRGISHSLLFAVIISPVLGFGIRRLYRQSNATWRDWTILVFLSLFTHALLDCFTTWGTQLFWPASYRVAFKSVFVIDPLYTLPLLISLVWLVFLPQNSGKRRKLNHAGLILSSGYLVITLVAKYQANQVFENSFDVQGIEVERYDSRPAPLNIVLWTVNVETDKGYYIGYYSFLDEDRKIKYDFFPGNHELLGEYGAYKEVKKLTEITENWYTVEVADHGIILNDLRFGQSSGWEAGEGNFVFAYHIYPTVSGIQVDEVEKNFKDGRKMLKQLWRRITGN; encoded by the coding sequence TTGGATTCTGTAACTCAGGTATTACTTGGTGCAGCAGTTGGGGAGGTTGTTGCGGGTAAAAAAGCAGGAAATAAAGCCGTAATGTGGGGAGCCATTTGTGGTACTATTCCTGATTTGGATGTTATTGGCCGCCATTTCCTCTCTACTGTTGAGGCCCTGGACTTTCATCGGGGGATTTCACACTCACTGCTGTTTGCTGTGATTATATCCCCGGTGCTTGGATTTGGCATAAGACGCCTGTACCGGCAAAGTAATGCTACCTGGCGGGACTGGACGATACTGGTATTTCTGAGCCTGTTTACCCATGCACTATTGGACTGTTTTACTACCTGGGGCACTCAGTTGTTCTGGCCGGCAAGTTACCGGGTGGCTTTCAAAAGCGTGTTTGTTATTGATCCGCTTTATACACTGCCACTACTGATAAGCCTGGTATGGCTGGTGTTTTTACCGCAAAATAGCGGCAAGAGAAGAAAGCTGAACCATGCAGGGTTGATACTAAGCTCGGGATATCTTGTAATTACGCTGGTGGCCAAGTATCAGGCCAATCAGGTATTTGAAAATTCGTTTGATGTTCAGGGGATTGAAGTTGAGCGTTACGATAGCAGACCAGCCCCTTTGAATATTGTTTTGTGGACCGTAAATGTGGAAACTGACAAGGGGTATTACATTGGATATTACTCCTTTCTGGATGAGGATCGTAAAATAAAGTATGATTTTTTCCCTGGTAACCACGAACTCCTGGGTGAATATGGAGCATATAAAGAAGTTAAAAAGCTTACTGAGATAACCGAAAACTGGTATACCGTGGAAGTTGCAGATCACGGGATAATCCTTAATGACTTGCGATTCGGACAAAGCAGTGGATGGGAGGCAGGTGAGGGCAATTTTGTCTTCGCGTACCATATTTACCCAACTGTATCCGGTATACAGGTGGATGAGGTGGAAAAAAATTTTAAAGATGGGCGAAAAATGTTGAAGCAATTGTGGAGGCGTATAACGGGGAATTAA
- a CDS encoding SRPBCC family protein — MENQWSKFRLRVNVKTDVAATYKAWTSREALEAWFLRKAVFKDAEGNIKEAKAPIVEGDTYEWYWHGYPDSVVEKGKVLKANGENVFSFTFSMGCPVTITIYEESGETIVELVESDLPTDAETALKYFVGDSRGWIFYMANLKSVLEGGLDLRNRKMEITNVITS, encoded by the coding sequence ATGGAAAATCAATGGAGCAAATTTCGACTAAGAGTCAATGTCAAGACGGACGTGGCAGCTACTTATAAAGCCTGGACTTCGCGGGAGGCGTTGGAGGCGTGGTTTCTGAGAAAGGCTGTTTTTAAAGACGCTGAAGGAAACATAAAAGAAGCAAAAGCCCCGATAGTTGAAGGAGACACCTATGAGTGGTATTGGCACGGATACCCTGATAGTGTAGTGGAAAAAGGCAAGGTGTTAAAAGCCAATGGAGAGAATGTTTTTAGTTTTACATTCTCCATGGGGTGCCCAGTTACAATTACGATTTATGAAGAGTCCGGGGAGACTATAGTTGAACTTGTAGAGAGTGACTTACCCACTGATGCAGAAACTGCGCTAAAGTATTTTGTAGGGGACTCTCGCGGCTGGATATTTTACATGGCAAATCTGAAATCTGTTCTTGAAGGAGGGCTTGACCTTCGCAACAGGAAAATGGAGATTACCAATGTAATAACATCCTGA
- a CDS encoding helix-turn-helix domain-containing protein, translating to MILKQLPKIHPLIISEDIPHFSDHCLYVQSFDKGYSYPRHTAGLGLVAVQEGKAVFEVNEEYLHLDSDSFVFLNKGSQLSIKGEKKGVFIILYFNNVLSELITDSLFQRNPKPGKNIKDYHDYSLIEHVHYANASLKNFLPLLIDLGTSCASFHALKADMLIRTILDNVILENFEAIQVSSKLGVVKNSTRVSLYKRLSMVRAWVEQNHASSVTVEKMADVAMLNPYHFLRVFKKTYGLTPHQYLIEVRLDQAQVLLSARGQSVSSVCHAVGFDSLSSFSRLFKARVGVSPKFYRETNIDTP from the coding sequence ATGATACTTAAACAGTTGCCTAAAATACACCCTCTTATAATCAGTGAAGACATACCGCATTTTTCTGACCATTGCCTTTATGTGCAGTCTTTTGATAAGGGGTATAGCTATCCCAGGCATACAGCGGGTTTAGGACTCGTGGCGGTGCAGGAGGGTAAAGCCGTTTTTGAAGTTAATGAAGAGTACCTGCACCTGGATAGCGATTCATTTGTATTTCTCAATAAGGGCAGCCAGTTGTCCATTAAGGGAGAAAAAAAAGGAGTTTTTATTATTCTGTACTTCAACAACGTTTTGTCGGAACTTATCACGGATTCTTTATTTCAACGCAATCCAAAGCCAGGTAAAAATATTAAAGATTACCATGACTATTCACTTATTGAGCACGTTCACTATGCGAATGCCTCATTAAAGAATTTCCTGCCCCTACTGATTGATTTGGGGACTAGTTGTGCTTCTTTCCATGCACTGAAAGCCGATATGCTCATCCGAACCATACTTGATAATGTTATTTTGGAAAACTTTGAGGCTATTCAGGTGTCTTCAAAACTGGGAGTAGTTAAAAATTCTACCCGGGTAAGTCTGTATAAACGATTGTCAATGGTCAGGGCTTGGGTTGAGCAAAATCATGCATCCTCTGTTACCGTCGAGAAAATGGCTGATGTCGCTATGTTAAATCCGTACCATTTTTTACGAGTATTCAAAAAGACCTATGGACTGACCCCACACCAATATTTAATCGAGGTACGGTTAGATCAAGCGCAGGTCCTGCTTTCTGCGAGAGGTCAGTCGGTATCTTCTGTTTGCCATGCAGTGGGCTTTGATAGCCTGTCATCTTTTAGCAGGCTTTTTAAGGCCAGGGTTGGTGTTTCACCTAAATTCTATCGTGAAACAAACATTGATACTCCGTAG
- the ftsY gene encoding signal recognition particle-docking protein FtsY, protein MSIFSGLFSKEKKESLDKGLEKTKENFFTKLGKAVVGKSKVDEEVLDELEEVLITSDVGVNTTIKIIDRIEDRVARDKYLGVEELDKILREEIAGLLAENNTQDLSDFSLPEGKKPYVIMVVGVNGVGKTTTIGKLSAQFKKKGHKVVLGAADTFRAAAVDQIKLWGERVGVPVIARGMNTDPSAVAFDAVKQGVEDNADVVIIDTAGRLHTKVNLMNELSKIKRVMQKFIPDAPHEVLLVLDGSTGQNAAIQAREFTKATDVTSLAITKLDGTAKGGVVIGISDEFKIPVKYIGVGEKVDDLQVFNKMEFVDSFFKKSV, encoded by the coding sequence ATGTCGATCTTTAGTGGGTTATTTTCAAAAGAAAAGAAGGAGTCCCTGGATAAGGGACTGGAAAAAACTAAAGAAAATTTTTTCACCAAACTGGGTAAAGCCGTTGTAGGGAAATCCAAGGTAGATGAAGAGGTACTTGATGAACTTGAAGAAGTGCTTATAACATCTGATGTTGGAGTAAATACCACTATTAAGATCATTGATAGGATTGAAGACCGTGTAGCACGGGATAAATATCTGGGCGTGGAGGAGCTCGATAAGATACTTCGCGAAGAAATAGCAGGCCTTTTAGCAGAGAACAATACTCAGGACCTGAGTGATTTTTCACTTCCGGAGGGTAAAAAGCCCTACGTGATCATGGTCGTTGGTGTAAATGGTGTCGGTAAGACTACGACTATCGGTAAATTATCCGCACAGTTTAAGAAGAAGGGGCATAAAGTGGTTCTTGGAGCAGCTGACACCTTTAGAGCCGCTGCTGTAGATCAGATTAAACTGTGGGGAGAGCGTGTAGGAGTACCTGTAATAGCACGGGGCATGAATACCGACCCTTCAGCAGTGGCCTTTGATGCAGTTAAACAAGGTGTGGAAGACAATGCGGATGTTGTTATTATTGATACGGCCGGAAGGTTACATACCAAAGTTAACCTCATGAACGAGCTTTCCAAGATCAAGAGGGTAATGCAGAAATTTATACCTGATGCCCCACATGAAGTGCTGTTGGTTCTCGATGGCAGCACCGGTCAGAATGCTGCAATTCAGGCCCGGGAATTCACTAAAGCGACCGATGTTACATCTCTGGCTATTACCAAATTAGACGGAACGGCTAAGGGAGGGGTGGTTATTGGCATATCAGATGAATTTAAAATACCTGTGAAGTATATAGGGGTTGGAGAGAAAGTGGATGACCTTCAGGTATTTAATAAGATGGAGTTCGTTGATTCCTTCTTTAAGAAGTCTGTTTAA
- a CDS encoding DUF4295 domain-containing protein, whose translation MAKKVVATLQKKEGKNFAKVIRAVKSEKTGAYTFKEEMVPVDQVKDTLAKS comes from the coding sequence ATGGCTAAGAAGGTAGTTGCAACCCTCCAGAAGAAAGAAGGTAAAAACTTCGCTAAAGTGATCAGAGCTGTAAAGTCTGAGAAGACTGGTGCTTACACTTTCAAGGAAGAAATGGTTCCTGTTGATCAGGTAAAAGATACTTTAGCTAAAAGCTAA
- the rpmG gene encoding 50S ribosomal protein L33: MAKKGNRVQVIMECTEHKNSGMPGTSRYITTKNRKNTTERLELKKYNPILKKYTVHKEIK; encoded by the coding sequence ATGGCTAAGAAAGGTAATAGAGTACAAGTGATCATGGAATGTACTGAGCATAAAAATAGCGGTATGCCTGGTACTTCAAGATATATCACTACTAAGAATAGAAAGAACACTACCGAGAGGTTGGAGTTGAAAAAGTATAACCCTATTCTTAAGAAATATACTGTTCACAAAGAAATTAAATAA
- the rpmB gene encoding 50S ribosomal protein L28 yields MSKVCQITGKRPQVGNNVSHANNKTKRRFNPNLQKKRFYLPEEDKWITLKVSTSALRTINKNGIAAVLKKARANGNTLV; encoded by the coding sequence ATGTCAAAAGTTTGCCAGATCACCGGAAAGAGGCCTCAAGTAGGAAACAATGTTTCTCACGCAAACAATAAAACCAAAAGGAGATTTAATCCAAATCTTCAGAAGAAGAGATTCTATCTTCCAGAGGAAGATAAGTGGATAACTTTGAAAGTTTCTACTTCAGCTTTAAGGACCATTAACAAGAATGGTATTGCAGCCGTTTTGAAGAAAGCCAGGGCAAACGGCAACACATTAGTTTAG
- the rocD gene encoding ornithine--oxo-acid transaminase produces MVTLTKSKLTSQETIQLEDKHGAHNYHPLPVVLAKGEGVFVWDVEGKKYYDFLSAYSAVNQGHCHPKIINTLKEQAETLTLTSRAFFNDVLGVYEKFITEYFKFDKVLPMNTGAEGVETAIKICRKYAYEKRGIAENEAKIIVCENNFHGRTTTIISFSNDEDARKNFGPYTPGFVRVPYNDLDALEAQLKEENVAGFLVEPIQGEAGVFVPDEGYLSEAAALCKKYGALFIADEIQTGIARTGKLLACDHENVKPDMLILGKALSGGVYPVSAVLTSNEVMNVIKPGQHGSTFGGNPLGSKVAIAALEVVQEENLAENAERLGVIFRERINKFIEGSDLVKLVRGKGLLNAIVINDTPESSTAWDICVALKENGLLAKPTHGNIIRFAPPLVMTEEQLHECCDIIEKTITDFKK; encoded by the coding sequence ATGGTAACACTCACAAAATCAAAATTAACCTCTCAGGAAACAATACAACTCGAGGATAAACACGGAGCGCATAATTACCACCCTCTTCCGGTAGTATTAGCTAAAGGAGAAGGGGTATTCGTCTGGGATGTTGAGGGCAAGAAGTACTACGACTTTCTTTCCGCTTACAGTGCGGTAAACCAGGGCCACTGCCACCCTAAAATCATCAACACATTAAAGGAGCAGGCAGAAACCCTTACGCTTACATCACGGGCGTTTTTTAATGATGTGCTTGGGGTTTACGAAAAGTTTATAACCGAGTATTTTAAATTTGATAAAGTTCTGCCCATGAATACCGGTGCAGAAGGAGTTGAGACTGCCATAAAGATCTGCAGGAAGTATGCTTACGAAAAACGAGGCATTGCTGAAAACGAAGCAAAGATCATTGTATGTGAAAATAACTTCCACGGAAGAACAACTACTATCATTTCATTCTCAAATGACGAGGATGCCAGAAAAAATTTCGGGCCGTATACTCCCGGGTTTGTTCGTGTGCCTTACAACGACCTTGATGCTCTTGAAGCTCAATTGAAGGAAGAAAATGTGGCCGGATTTTTAGTGGAACCCATTCAGGGAGAGGCCGGTGTGTTTGTGCCCGATGAAGGATACCTTTCAGAAGCCGCGGCTTTGTGCAAGAAATACGGAGCCTTGTTTATAGCTGACGAAATCCAGACCGGTATTGCAAGAACAGGAAAATTACTGGCATGTGATCATGAAAATGTTAAACCTGATATGTTGATCCTTGGCAAAGCACTTTCAGGAGGGGTGTACCCTGTATCCGCTGTACTCACCAGCAATGAGGTAATGAATGTGATCAAACCAGGACAGCATGGAAGTACTTTTGGAGGAAATCCTCTTGGCTCTAAGGTGGCTATTGCTGCACTTGAGGTAGTCCAAGAAGAAAACCTTGCGGAAAATGCCGAGCGACTGGGGGTTATTTTCAGAGAGAGGATAAACAAATTTATTGAGGGCTCTGACCTGGTAAAACTGGTTAGGGGCAAAGGACTTCTTAACGCAATAGTGATCAACGACACCCCTGAAAGTTCTACCGCATGGGATATTTGCGTTGCTTTAAAAGAAAATGGCCTGCTGGCAAAACCTACTCACGGAAATATTATCAGGTTTGCGCCTCCTCTGGTTATGACTGAAGAGCAACTGCACGAATGCTGCGATATCATTGAAAAAACCATTACAGATTTTAAGAAATAA